GCGCTCTACAACCTCGCCGCGGGCCAGTTCGAGCGTGCGCTGGCGCTCTATGAGCGCGAGCTGCCCGCCGTGGAAGCGGGCACCGGCGACACGGAGGGGCTGCGCAACCGGCTGGTGGTGCGCCTGGCTCGCTGCGCCGCGGCGCTGGGGGCAGGGCAGCCCCAGCGGGCGCTGGAGGACCTGGCCGTCGTGGAGCGCGAGCTGAGCACTCCCGCCGTGCGGGACTCGCTGCGCTGGGCCCACTCCACCCCCGAGCACGTTCAGCGCTCCTATCGCATCATCGCCGCCGGCCTGCGCGCCAATGCGGAGGCCCGGCTCGGGCACCTGGACGCCGCCGCCCGGGCGCTCGAGCAGCGGCGCGCCTTGTTCCTGGAGCGGTTCGACGAGTTGGAGCGCGACGAGGACCTCGGCGCGGTGATGCTGGCGGAGATGCGGCTGGCCGAGAACGCCGTGGACCGCCAGGACTCGGCGCAGGCGGCCCGCTGGTTGGGCAAGGCCCTCGCGCACGCCGACGCCCTGGTCGAGCGCACCCACGCCCCGGTGGATGCCGGTCAGCTGGATGTGCTCTGGTTCGCGGCGCAGCTGCACTCGGGGGGGAACACGCAGATGCCGTTCGACGTGCCCAAGCGCTTGGGCCAGGCCCACCGCTCCCTCCTGGACCAGAGCCATCCGTCCTGGCGTTCCTATCGGGCGTGGTTCGAGATCTACCTGGCGCTCGGCGCGAGCCCGCCGGCGGAGGTCCGGGACGCCCTGCTGCTGCCCGCACGGCCCCCGGTCGACAAGGTGTATGTGTTCGACGTCAACCGCGCGCTCGAGCGGCCCGAGACCCTGGATGACGGCGGGGACCTGGCGACGGGGGTGGGCACGCCGAAGGACATCGAAGTCATCCGCTTCGAACGGTGACCCAGAACTCGCCAGGCTCCTTGGCCTCCTGCCCGCGAAGGAGCCGCTCGCGAAGCCGCGCCTCGGTGAGCCAGATGCGGCCGTCCTTCGCGACGGTGAGGTTGACGGGAGACTCGAGGCCCGAGGCGAGCACCTCCAGCTTCTTCGGGCCGGGGGATGGCCCGAGGACGTCGATGCGCAGCAGCCGTCCGTCTCCGCTGTCCACCGCGCCCTCCAGCACCAGCAGCCGCCCGTCGGGAGCGAAGCGCATCCCATCCGGGTTCTCCAGCCGGCGCGGCAGCTCCACCTCCGTCACCGTGGGTGGGGCTCCGCTCCCGAGCCGGATGAGGAAGAGGCGCCCGGGGCCGAAGGTGTTGATGGCCAGCGTCCTGCCATCCTTCGCCAGCGCGATGCCCGCCGGCCCCACGTTGGCCATTCCCGTCCCCTGGGCCTGGAAGCGCGTGTCGGACACGAGTGTCTCCAGCCGCTCGCCTCCGGGGCGCAGGTACAGGACGGACGCCCGCGAGCTGTCCGTCACGTACACGCCGCCGTCTGGCGCGACGGCGATGTCATTGCCCATGCCGCCTTCCGGGACGACGACGAGCCGCGACACCTTGCCGGTGCGGACCTCCAGCGCGAAGAGCCTCGGCGGCCGCCGGCCCAGCGAGCCATCCGGGCGCAGCAGGCCCATGACGTCGGGAGACGTCCCCCACAGCAGCCCGCGCGGCGCATCCAGCCGAAGGCTCGTCACCGAGAACACCTCGTCGGAGCCCGGGAACAGCTCCTGCCACGCTCCACCCGGCTTCCGCTGGAGGACGCGTCCGCTCGACACCGAGCCGACGAAGAGCGTTCCGTCCTCCGCGTGGGCGATGCCGTTGGGGTACGTGAAGCCCTCTGGAAGGGGTATGCGTGGAGCCGTGGCGAGCAGGCTCGCGCTCAGGAGGGCAAGGCAGCACAGAGGACTCATGAGGGCACGTCCTTCGAGGCGGGAGGGGGGCGGCGCAGGACCCGAGTACCTCACGCTTCGCCCGGCATCATCGGGGATGGGCGCACTAGACTCGTGCACCGCGTGCAACAGTCGCGGGAGGGCGGCATGCAGCGTGCGGCGATGCGGGACCGGCTCGAGGAGATGCTCAGCTTCGTGGCGGTGGCTCGGGCCCTGAGCTTCGCGGACGCGGCGCGGGAGCTGGGCATCAGCTCCTCGACGCTGAGCCGGCGCATCTCCCGGCTGGAGGGGGCGCTGGGCACCGCGCTGCTGCGACGCACCACCCGCACCGTCTCGCTGACGGAGGCCGGCACGCTGTACCTGGAGCGCTGCCTGGATGTGCTCGCCCGCGTCGAGGACGCCGAGGCCCTCGTCTCCGGGCTGGCGGGCGAGCCGAGGGGCCGGCTGCGCGTGTCCGTCCCCAACCTCTTCGGACAGCTTCAGATCGCCCCGGTGCTGCCGGACTTCCTGCGGCGCCATCCCCGCATCGCGCTGGAAGTCTCCTTCATGGATCGCTACGTGGATCTCATCCAGGAGCGCTTCGACGTCGCCATCCGCATCGGCGCCCTGGAGGACTCCAGTCTCGTGGTGCGCCGGCTCGCCTCCAACCGGCGCATCCTCTGCGCTTCCCCGCGCTACCTCCAGGGCCGCCGGCCGCTCTCGAGGCCCGAGGAGCTCACCCAGCACTCCTGCCTCCACTTCAGCTTCCTGACGGAGGGCCCCACGTGGACCCTGCTGCGAGGGGAGGAGCGCGTGACGGTGCGGGTGCGCCCGACGCTGAGCGCGGACAATGCCGAGGCGCTGCGGCTGGCGGCGGTGGAGGGCAGCGGCATCACCGTGCTGGCTACGTTCCTCGCGGGAGAGGACTTGCGGGCCGGGCGGCTCGTCCGCGTCCTCGAGGGCTGGTCCATCCCCGACACCGGCATCTTCGCGGTGCATCCACCGGGACGCCTGGTGCCCTCGAAGGTCCAGGCCTTCGTCTCCTTCCTGAGGGAGCGGCTCGAAGGCACGCCTCCCTGGGAGCGGGAGGTGCTCTCCGCGCCTGGGATTCGTCTAAGAAAATGAGAATCTTTCGTGTCTGTTTCTGAGAGTGGAGGTGGTTGAGAGAAAACGAATGTGGTCGGCGAAACGACTTCTGCCTTCCTTCGATAATCAAATTAAAGCGCCTGAGCCTCTCACCAGGTGCCACACATAGGGGAATCCAGAATGAGCGTTTCCGGAACGTCGCGGTCTTCTAGCAGCAGGTCGAGCGGTTCCTCGCGGTCCTCGAGCAGCTCCAGCTCGTCGCGCACCGGAACGAGCTCACGCTCAGGAACGACTTCGCGCACGGGAACGACTTCGCGGACCAGCACCCGCGCTACCGGCCACTCCAACCGCAGCAGCTTCACCCCCGCCAGCCGTAACCAGCCGGGAGCGACGGGCTCGCTGCGCAACGGGATGAGCGGTCAGTCGGTGCGCCAGCTCCAGGACAGCCTGCGCGCCGCGGGTTTCGATCCGGGCGCCAGCGACGGCAAGTTCGGCCCGCGCACCGAGCGCGCGGTGCGGGACTACCAGCGCTCGAAGGGCCTGCAGGTGGACGGCATCGCCGGTCGCCGCACGATGGGCGCGCTCGGCGGCGCCAGCGACTTCTCCGGCTCTCAGCCCAACGCCGCCAACGGCACCGCGCGCCTCAACGGGGTGCCCAACGGCCCCGGCATGACCACCGGCAGCATCACGGTGAACGGCCGCACGTACCAGTTCAACTCCGGCTCGGGCTCGCGCTACTCCGTGCCGCCGGGCGAATACCGGGTGATGGCGCACCGCCAGAACCGCAGCGATGCCGGCTTCGTGCGGGACGGCGTCGGCTACAGCTTCGCCCTGGAGGATGCGAACCGCCGCCGCGGCTCTGACTCGATGTATGACGCGCGCGCGGGCCGCGACCGCACGGCGCTGCGCATCCACCCGGATGGTGGCGCGACCGGCACCGCGGGCTGCATCGGCATCGTCGGAGACGCGGCGACCCAGCGGCAGTTCCGCGCCGACATGAACGCGGAGCTCGCCCGTAACGGCGGCACGTACACGCTCAACGTGCGGTGATTCCCGCGAGCTGGCCGCGCGGCGCGATGGCTCGGCCCGGGAGCGTCCTGCTCCCAGGGCCGTGTGAAGGGGCGCTGCAGCTGGCCGGTCGCAGGCCTTGGTGATGACTCGGGGAGGCGCTCACATCACTTCGTGGCGCCGACCTGGGACACCGGGAGCAGGAAGGGGTGGGTGTACTCGAGCCCGCGGACGGTCGTCGTGCGCCTGTCCTTGCCGGAGTTGCTCGTCACCCGCGCCGCAGCATGGTGCTCACTGAATCGTTCCGAAGAAGCTCCCGCGCCCTGGAGGCGCCCTGTGCGCGGACCGGTACCCAACTGGTATGACAAGCAGACCAGT
This DNA window, taken from Hyalangium gracile, encodes the following:
- a CDS encoding Vgb family protein translates to MSPLCCLALLSASLLATAPRIPLPEGFTYPNGIAHAEDGTLFVGSVSSGRVLQRKPGGAWQELFPGSDEVFSVTSLRLDAPRGLLWGTSPDVMGLLRPDGSLGRRPPRLFALEVRTGKVSRLVVVPEGGMGNDIAVAPDGGVYVTDSSRASVLYLRPGGERLETLVSDTRFQAQGTGMANVGPAGIALAKDGRTLAINTFGPGRLFLIRLGSGAPPTVTEVELPRRLENPDGMRFAPDGRLLVLEGAVDSGDGRLLRIDVLGPSPGPKKLEVLASGLESPVNLTVAKDGRIWLTEARLRERLLRGQEAKEPGEFWVTVRSG
- a CDS encoding LysR family transcriptional regulator yields the protein MQRAAMRDRLEEMLSFVAVARALSFADAARELGISSSTLSRRISRLEGALGTALLRRTTRTVSLTEAGTLYLERCLDVLARVEDAEALVSGLAGEPRGRLRVSVPNLFGQLQIAPVLPDFLRRHPRIALEVSFMDRYVDLIQERFDVAIRIGALEDSSLVVRRLASNRRILCASPRYLQGRRPLSRPEELTQHSCLHFSFLTEGPTWTLLRGEERVTVRVRPTLSADNAEALRLAAVEGSGITVLATFLAGEDLRAGRLVRVLEGWSIPDTGIFAVHPPGRLVPSKVQAFVSFLRERLEGTPPWEREVLSAPGIRLRK
- a CDS encoding peptidoglycan-binding domain-containing protein, which encodes MSGQSVRQLQDSLRAAGFDPGASDGKFGPRTERAVRDYQRSKGLQVDGIAGRRTMGALGGASDFSGSQPNAANGTARLNGVPNGPGMTTGSITVNGRTYQFNSGSGSRYSVPPGEYRVMAHRQNRSDAGFVRDGVGYSFALEDANRRRGSDSMYDARAGRDRTALRIHPDGGATGTAGCIGIVGDAATQRQFRADMNAELARNGGTYTLNVR